A segment of the Deltaproteobacteria bacterium genome:
AGGAGGTGTTACCGCTTTTTTTGGAAGTTCTATGCGAAAGATATTTATCAAAAAAAATTAAAGGAGATACAAAATGAATGCGATTGGTAAGGTCGGTAGATTGCTATTAATCCTTGTCTTTATTTTATCCTTTTTTTCCTTGACAGCGGTAACCCCATCCAAAACCCTGGCAGCCAATGCCGCTTTTGATGTTAAAAAAATGGGTGATATGTCCGACTTCGATCCGAATCATCCGGTGGTCCCTTCCGGGGACACCATCAAGATCGCCGTGGTGGCCTCCTTTTCAGGACCGGCCGCTTCCGTGGGAGAGTTATTCTTTGTCTGCGTCCAATGGGCGGCCCATGACATCAACAAAAGGGGCGGGATTCTGGTGGACGGCAAGAAAAAGTTGGTTCAGGTCATCAAGGCCGATCACATGTCCAAGCCGGACCAGACCAAGAAAGTCTGCGAAAGGATGGTCCTGCAGGAAAAGGTCCATGTGCTCTGGGGCACCAACGGCAGCAACCTGATGAAGATCATCAACGAAGTGGCCAATAAATACAAGGTCATCGCCATCGATTCCGCGGCCTTGTCCGATGATCTTTATGATGCCACCAGCTTCAGCCGTTATTCTTTCATGGCCTCCTTTTCCAACGGGGCGATCGGCAAGAGTTTTGGTTATTATTACGGACAACTCCGAAAAAAAGAGAAAAAGTTTTACATCCTTTGCCAGGACTACATGTTCGGGCATGACCTGGCCGATGGGTTTAAAAAAGGCCTGAAAGAATACTTTCCGACGGCCCAGATCGTTGGCGAGGATTATCACAAGCTGTTTTTGACGGACTTCGCCCCTTATCTGACCAAGATCAAGGCCTCCGGGGCCGAGGTGGTTTTCACCGGGGACTGGATTCCGGACGCGGCCAACCTGGTCAAGCAGGCCAGGCAGATGGGGATGAACCTGCCCTTTGCCCATATTTTTCTGAATGACGCCCCTTTCCTGGCCGAGGTCGGCGTTGAGGGCACCAAGGGATTGATCGGGGTCAGCCAGTTTACCTCCGGCCCTTTCTTCAAAAATCCTGATGTGATTAAATTCTATAAGACCTGGAATAATCTCTGGAAGACCAAGTGGCAAGCCCCCTTCAACACGTTACGA
Coding sequences within it:
- a CDS encoding ABC transporter substrate-binding protein, producing the protein MNAIGKVGRLLLILVFILSFFSLTAVTPSKTLAANAAFDVKKMGDMSDFDPNHPVVPSGDTIKIAVVASFSGPAASVGELFFVCVQWAAHDINKRGGILVDGKKKLVQVIKADHMSKPDQTKKVCERMVLQEKVHVLWGTNGSNLMKIINEVANKYKVIAIDSAALSDDLYDATSFSRYSFMASFSNGAIGKSFGYYYGQLRKKEKKFYILCQDYMFGHDLADGFKKGLKEYFPTAQIVGEDYHKLFLTDFAPYLTKIKASGAEVVFTGDWIPDAANLVKQARQMGMNLPFAHIFLNDAPFLAEVGVEGTKGLIGVSQFTSGPFFKNPDVIKFYKTWNNLWKTKWQAPFNTLRYEHFYETGGAYTMQMYWLFSVIERAASLDPEKIIKVWEGDTYQDLLGTVMKMRPCDHKVIQDYYIAEYVPPAQQKAAFNMPPYYWYNNTSFSGPITTIPAAKILPLMDPNLDRCKGKSPAGD